In Trueperaceae bacterium, the following proteins share a genomic window:
- the glgP gene encoding alpha-glucan family phosphorylase: MRILGNLTVLPKLPQPIAGLDELAHNLYWSWQSDARRLFRRLDRELWEGCHHNPVALLRDIDQERLDAAAADPDFLADYAAVMEQFRGYLTRRTWFDAAGHDGHVYAYLCAEYGWSEAIALYSGGLGVLAGDHTKAASDLGVPLVAVGLYYREGYFHQRVGPDGRQEAVYLRSNPAALPFEPALGPDGRRASVTVNLFGRDVEVAAWEARVGRVRVVLLDVDVDANGAEDRQLLARLYGGDQRTRVAQEMILGLGGVRMLRALGVTPTAWHMNEGHSAFSVLERCRELVAAGLDFAAAREAVIANTLFTVHTPVAAGNDAFGFDLVDQAFGPFWTGLGLDQGAFHDLGGADLGWGPVFSMPALAIRFSSGRNGVAALHGDTSRHIWARLWPDVPVDEVPIGHVTNGVHVTTWAAPDVADLVERAVGPEWRDHIDDPTAWTAVRALPASDIWRARRTMKARSVRFLRRRLLSQLDRHEATPTQLHDSSSFFDPEALTIGFARRFASYKRATLIFSDLDRLATIMTAPERPVQLVFAGKAHPADQEGQQLIAQIHNLSRDQRFHGRVLFVEDYDMAIGRALTRGVDVWLNNPRRPLEASGTSGMKAAMNGVLNLSILDGWWPEGYDGVNGWAIGAGRTFQDDARSDVADADALYDLLEREVVPLYYQRDEEGVPVAWLTRVADAIASVTPRFNALRMVKEYVERYYAPASARGSALAANEHAAARELAAWRARVAERWPKVTVQARPMVEARSEIGDALEVTATVDLAGLDPAEVVVEVVYGPEAEGLDTSLGRVAMEPLAGGDAGAARRYRALVRPAVSGRLVYGVRAYATHPALASPFDSHAITWAAAPA; the protein is encoded by the coding sequence TCTTCCGGCGCCTCGACCGGGAGCTCTGGGAGGGGTGCCACCACAACCCCGTCGCGCTGCTGCGCGACATCGACCAGGAGCGCCTCGACGCGGCCGCGGCCGACCCCGACTTCCTCGCCGACTACGCCGCCGTAATGGAGCAGTTCCGCGGCTACCTGACGCGCCGCACCTGGTTCGACGCCGCCGGGCATGACGGGCACGTCTACGCCTACCTGTGCGCCGAGTACGGGTGGAGCGAGGCCATCGCCCTCTACTCCGGCGGCCTGGGCGTGCTGGCGGGCGACCACACCAAGGCGGCCTCCGACCTCGGGGTCCCGCTCGTGGCCGTCGGCCTCTACTACCGCGAGGGGTACTTCCACCAGCGCGTCGGCCCCGATGGGCGCCAGGAGGCCGTCTACCTGCGCTCGAACCCCGCGGCCCTCCCGTTCGAACCGGCCCTAGGACCGGACGGCCGGCGCGCTAGCGTGACGGTGAACCTCTTCGGTCGCGACGTCGAGGTCGCCGCCTGGGAGGCGCGCGTCGGGCGCGTGCGGGTCGTCCTGCTCGACGTCGACGTCGACGCCAACGGCGCGGAGGATCGCCAGCTCCTCGCCCGCCTCTACGGCGGCGACCAGCGCACCCGCGTCGCGCAGGAGATGATCCTCGGCCTTGGCGGCGTCCGCATGCTGCGGGCCCTCGGCGTGACTCCGACCGCGTGGCACATGAACGAGGGCCATAGCGCCTTCTCGGTGCTGGAACGGTGCCGCGAGCTGGTCGCGGCCGGACTCGACTTCGCCGCCGCGCGCGAGGCCGTCATCGCGAACACCTTGTTCACTGTCCACACCCCCGTCGCGGCAGGCAACGACGCCTTCGGCTTCGACCTCGTCGACCAGGCGTTCGGCCCCTTCTGGACCGGGCTGGGGCTCGACCAGGGGGCGTTCCACGACCTGGGCGGCGCCGACCTCGGCTGGGGCCCGGTCTTCAGCATGCCGGCCCTCGCCATCAGGTTCTCGAGCGGCCGCAACGGCGTCGCCGCCCTGCACGGCGACACGAGCAGGCACATCTGGGCGCGGCTCTGGCCCGACGTGCCGGTCGACGAGGTCCCCATCGGCCACGTCACGAACGGCGTTCACGTGACCACGTGGGCGGCGCCCGACGTGGCCGACCTGGTGGAGCGCGCCGTCGGACCGGAGTGGCGCGACCACATCGACGACCCGACTGCCTGGACGGCCGTCAGGGCGCTGCCGGCTTCGGACATCTGGCGGGCGCGGCGTACCATGAAGGCGCGCAGCGTGCGCTTCCTGCGCAGGCGCCTCCTCAGCCAGCTCGACCGCCACGAGGCCACGCCGACCCAGCTCCACGACTCGAGCTCGTTCTTCGACCCCGAGGCGCTCACCATCGGCTTCGCCCGGCGCTTCGCGAGCTACAAGCGCGCCACCCTGATCTTCTCCGACCTCGACCGCCTCGCGACCATCATGACCGCTCCCGAGCGCCCCGTGCAGCTCGTCTTCGCGGGCAAGGCGCACCCGGCCGACCAGGAGGGACAGCAGCTCATCGCGCAGATCCACAACCTGTCCCGCGACCAGCGGTTCCACGGCCGCGTCCTGTTCGTGGAGGACTACGACATGGCCATCGGGCGCGCCCTGACGCGCGGCGTCGACGTGTGGCTCAACAACCCGAGGCGGCCCCTGGAGGCGTCGGGCACGAGCGGCATGAAGGCCGCCATGAACGGGGTCCTCAACCTGTCGATCCTCGACGGTTGGTGGCCGGAGGGGTACGACGGCGTGAACGGTTGGGCCATCGGCGCGGGGCGCACGTTCCAGGACGACGCCCGCTCCGACGTGGCCGACGCGGACGCCCTCTACGACCTGCTGGAGCGCGAGGTCGTCCCGCTCTACTACCAGCGCGACGAGGAGGGCGTGCCCGTCGCGTGGCTGACGCGCGTTGCCGACGCCATCGCCAGCGTCACCCCGCGCTTCAACGCCCTGCGCATGGTCAAGGAGTACGTGGAGCGTTACTACGCCCCGGCCAGTGCCCGCGGTAGCGCCCTGGCGGCGAACGAGCACGCGGCGGCGCGGGAACTGGCCGCCTGGCGCGCCCGGGTGGCCGAGCGCTGGCCCAAGGTGACGGTGCAGGCCCGACCCATGGTGGAGGCCCGCTCAGAGATTGGCGACGCGCTCGAGGTGACGGCGACCGTCGACCTGGCGGGGCTTGACCCGGCCGAGGTGGTGGTCGAGGTCGTCTACGGCCCGGAGGCGGAGGGTCTCGACACCTCCTTGGGGCGCGTGGCGATGGAGCCGCTGGCCGGCGGCGACGCCGGCGCGGCGCGGCGTTACCGGGCCCTGGTGCGCCCGGCCGTCAGCGGCAGGCTCGTCTACGGCGTCAGGGCCTACGCCACGCACCCGGCGCTCGCCTCGCCTTTCGATTCCCACGCCATCACCTGGGCCGCGGCGCCGGCCTGA
- the pgl gene encoding 6-phosphogluconolactonase → MTGPEIVRTNDVPRGALPLVTEALTRAVAARGRAFLVLAGGSTPLPLYHHLVGADLPWDRLTFLWGDERFVTPDMPGSNAGAAMRALLDHVPVPEANIHPWPILSTPTASAAAYRGVVEGLLGTEPVFDVTLLGLGADGHTASLFPGTGDALREEMTLATTAPATASVRDRLTFGATALSRSRLVLFLVRGADKLPALTATFGRYAPSVAPGRPLTPAAARELDEHPARAVGALERLLVVTDQEVA, encoded by the coding sequence ATGACCGGACCGGAGATCGTGCGGACGAACGATGTTCCGAGAGGCGCCCTGCCCCTCGTGACGGAAGCGCTCACGCGGGCCGTGGCGGCGCGTGGCCGGGCGTTCCTCGTCCTGGCCGGTGGCTCCACCCCCCTGCCCCTCTACCACCACCTGGTGGGGGCGGACCTGCCGTGGGACCGCCTCACGTTCCTGTGGGGCGACGAGCGCTTCGTGACGCCCGACATGCCTGGTAGCAACGCGGGTGCGGCCATGCGGGCGCTGCTCGACCACGTGCCGGTGCCGGAGGCGAACATCCATCCGTGGCCGATACTGTCGACCCCGACGGCCTCGGCGGCCGCCTACCGCGGCGTGGTGGAGGGGCTGCTCGGAACCGAGCCCGTGTTCGACGTCACGCTGCTCGGCCTCGGTGCGGACGGGCACACCGCCAGCCTCTTCCCCGGCACGGGCGACGCGCTGCGCGAGGAGATGACCCTCGCCACGACCGCTCCCGCCACGGCGAGCGTGAGGGACCGGCTCACGTTCGGGGCGACCGCGCTGAGCCGGAGTCGGCTCGTGCTGTTCCTGGTGAGGGGCGCCGACAAGCTGCCGGCGCTGACGGCCACCTTCGGCCGGTACGCACCGAGCGTGGCGCCTGGCCGGCCCCTGACGCCGGCGGCCGCGCGCGAGCTGGACGAGCACCCGGCGCGTGCCGTCGGGGCGTTGGAGCGCCTGCTCGTCGTCACGGACCAGGAAGTCGCTTAG
- a CDS encoding HDIG domain-containing protein yields MTHTRGEALRLMEEWTPSESLRKHMLSVEAAVVAYAAKYGEDEETWAVAALLHDFDYERHLNPDRGRDGHPWVGVRELEERGYPRLVLDAILGHADYTGVARESLLAKVLFACDELTGLVTAAVLVRPDRDVRNLTLSSLKKKWKDKAFARGVNRDDVRQGAAELGVDLDEHMGFVLAAMQARAAELGLDGSPST; encoded by the coding sequence ATGACCCACACGCGAGGAGAGGCCCTGCGCCTCATGGAGGAGTGGACGCCGTCCGAGAGCCTCCGCAAGCACATGTTGTCGGTGGAGGCCGCGGTGGTGGCGTACGCCGCCAAGTACGGCGAGGACGAGGAGACGTGGGCGGTGGCCGCGCTCCTTCACGACTTCGACTACGAGCGGCACCTGAACCCCGATCGGGGCCGGGACGGCCACCCCTGGGTGGGCGTGCGGGAGCTCGAGGAGCGCGGCTACCCGCGCCTCGTCCTCGACGCCATCCTCGGGCACGCCGACTACACCGGCGTCGCGCGCGAGTCGCTGTTGGCCAAGGTGCTGTTCGCCTGCGACGAGCTGACCGGGCTGGTGACGGCGGCGGTGCTGGTCAGGCCCGACAGGGACGTCCGCAACCTCACGCTCTCGAGCCTCAAGAAGAAGTGGAAGGACAAGGCGTTCGCTCGCGGCGTGAACCGCGACGACGTGCGGCAGGGCGCCGCGGAGCTCGGCGTGGATCTGGACGAGCACATGGGTTTCGTCCTCGCCGCCATGCAGGCCCGCGCGGCCGAGCTCGGGTTGGACGGTTCGCCCTCGACCTGA